A DNA window from Halorussus salinus contains the following coding sequences:
- a CDS encoding electron transfer flavoprotein subunit alpha/FixB family protein codes for MSDVLAVTEHRRGELRDVSFEVITAGRDLADETGGDLHLAVVGGDTESFADTLNREGVDAIHTVSEGEEFDHDVYTQAIEALHAEVDPGVLLMPNSVNGLDYAPAVANSLDLPLATDAVGIEYDDGLTVTREMYGSKVETTVEVAGDQQAVTIRSAEWPAAEGVGDADISEFDVDIDADRGATVTGFEEVGSGDVDISEADFIVSIGRGIEEEDNLPLIEDLVEATDATLASSRPIVDNGWLPKNRQVGQSGKVVTPTVYLAIGISGAVQHVAGMKGADNIIAVNTDPNAPIFDIADYGIVGDLFDVVPELIEQFE; via the coding sequence GCTTCGAGGTCATCACCGCCGGACGCGACCTCGCCGACGAGACCGGCGGCGACCTCCACCTCGCCGTGGTCGGCGGCGACACCGAGTCGTTCGCCGACACCCTGAACCGCGAAGGCGTGGACGCCATCCACACCGTCTCGGAGGGCGAGGAGTTCGACCACGACGTGTACACGCAGGCTATCGAGGCGCTCCACGCCGAGGTGGACCCCGGAGTTCTCCTGATGCCCAACAGCGTCAACGGCCTCGACTACGCGCCCGCCGTCGCCAACAGCCTCGACCTCCCGCTGGCGACCGACGCCGTGGGCATCGAGTACGACGACGGCCTGACCGTCACCCGAGAGATGTACGGCTCGAAGGTCGAGACGACCGTCGAGGTCGCGGGCGACCAGCAGGCAGTCACCATCCGGAGCGCCGAGTGGCCCGCCGCCGAGGGCGTCGGCGACGCCGACATCTCGGAGTTCGACGTGGACATCGACGCCGACCGCGGCGCGACCGTCACCGGCTTCGAGGAGGTCGGCAGCGGCGACGTGGACATCAGCGAGGCCGACTTCATCGTCTCCATCGGCCGCGGTATCGAGGAGGAGGACAACCTCCCGCTCATCGAAGACCTCGTGGAGGCGACCGACGCGACGCTAGCCTCGTCGCGACCCATCGTGGACAACGGCTGGCTCCCGAAGAACCGGCAGGTCGGCCAGTCCGGCAAGGTCGTGACGCCGACGGTGTACCTCGCCATCGGCATCTCCGGCGCGGTCCAGCACGTCGCCGGGATGAAGGGCGCGGACAACATCATCGCGGTCAACACCGACCCGAACGCGCCCATCTTCGACATCGCCGACTACGGTATCGTCGGCGACCTCTTCGACGTGGTTCCGGAACTCATCGAGCAGTTCGAGTAG